A window from Actinomycetospora corticicola encodes these proteins:
- a CDS encoding ABC transporter permease, which yields MRTTIPRVLWVPAALAWLLVAIPVAGLVVRVDWPNFLGLVTTPSALAALRLSLETGLATMVLCLLLGGPLAVVLARSSLPGLAFIRSVVLLPLVLPPVVGGLTLLFLFGRTGPVGSFLGREFGITIPFSTTAVVLAQTFVAMPFLVVSLEGALRTAGERYEAVAATLGASPTTTLWRVTVPVVLPGLMSGSVLAFARALGEFGATITFAGSLEGTTRTLPLFIYLESESDLDGAVAMSLVLVVVAIAVIVISRTRDLR from the coding sequence GTGAGGACCACGATCCCGCGGGTCCTCTGGGTACCGGCGGCGCTCGCGTGGCTCCTGGTGGCGATCCCCGTGGCGGGGCTCGTCGTCCGGGTGGACTGGCCGAACTTCCTCGGCCTCGTCACCACGCCGTCGGCGCTCGCGGCCCTGCGCCTCTCCCTGGAGACCGGGCTCGCGACGATGGTCCTGTGCCTGCTCCTCGGCGGGCCGCTCGCCGTGGTCCTCGCGCGGTCGTCCCTGCCCGGGCTCGCGTTCATCCGGTCGGTGGTGCTGCTGCCGCTGGTGCTGCCACCCGTCGTCGGGGGCCTGACCCTGCTGTTCCTGTTCGGGCGGACCGGCCCGGTCGGCAGCTTCCTCGGCCGCGAGTTCGGCATCACCATCCCCTTCTCGACGACGGCCGTGGTCCTGGCCCAGACCTTCGTCGCGATGCCGTTCCTCGTCGTGTCGCTCGAGGGGGCGCTGCGGACGGCGGGGGAGCGGTACGAGGCGGTCGCCGCGACGCTCGGGGCCTCCCCGACGACGACGTTGTGGCGGGTCACCGTCCCCGTCGTGCTGCCCGGCCTGATGTCGGGCAGCGTGCTCGCGTTCGCCCGCGCCCTCGGCGAGTTCGGCGCGACGATCACGTTCGCGGGGTCCCTGGAGGGCACCACCCGCACGCTGCCGCTGTTCATCTACCTGGAGTCCGAGAGCGACCTCGACGGCGCCGTCGCGATGTCGCTCGTGCTCGTCGTCGTGGCGATCGCGGTCATCGTGATCAGCCGGACGCGGGACCTGCGGTGA
- a CDS encoding ATP-binding cassette domain-containing protein: MSRLEVGVAVTRGSFALDVSLTVGSGEVVAVLGSNGAGKSTFLGALAGLYRPDRGSIVLDGRVLDDVPVHRRRVGLLSQSALLFPHLTARDNVAFGPRSTGSGRRAARETADRWLAEVDATALADRRPSELSGGQAQRIAIARALACEPELLLLDEPFAALDVDVTPAIRSLLRRVVRAAGVTTLMVTHDVLDAVVLADRLVVLDAGRVVESGPTADVLRRPRSAFAARIAGLDLVPGRSCPEGLRTAEGTVIGGVHPEPVADGESAVALFSPTSVAVYREPSKGSPRTMVPVRLAAMEPHGELVRLRAGVPDGGPGWVDGLAADVTPAAVADLGADPGDELWFSVKAAEVEVYPAGR, from the coding sequence GTGAGCCGGCTCGAGGTCGGGGTCGCGGTGACCCGCGGGTCGTTCGCGCTGGACGTGTCGCTGACCGTCGGCTCCGGCGAGGTCGTGGCCGTGCTCGGCTCCAACGGCGCGGGCAAGTCGACGTTCCTCGGCGCGCTCGCCGGGCTGTACCGGCCGGACCGGGGGTCGATCGTCCTCGACGGCCGGGTGCTCGACGACGTGCCCGTCCACAGGCGCCGGGTCGGGCTGCTCAGCCAGTCCGCGCTGCTCTTCCCCCACCTCACCGCCCGCGACAACGTCGCCTTCGGACCGAGGTCCACCGGTTCCGGACGACGGGCCGCGCGGGAGACCGCCGACCGCTGGCTCGCCGAGGTGGACGCGACAGCGCTGGCCGACCGGCGCCCGTCGGAGCTCTCCGGCGGCCAGGCCCAGCGCATCGCGATCGCGCGCGCCCTCGCGTGCGAACCCGAACTGCTGCTGCTCGACGAGCCCTTCGCCGCGCTCGACGTCGACGTCACCCCCGCCATCCGCTCCCTGCTGCGCCGCGTGGTGCGGGCCGCCGGGGTGACCACCCTGATGGTCACCCACGACGTCCTCGACGCCGTCGTCCTCGCCGACCGGCTCGTGGTGCTCGACGCCGGCCGGGTCGTCGAGTCCGGGCCCACCGCCGACGTCCTGCGCCGGCCGCGCTCCGCGTTCGCGGCCCGCATCGCCGGGCTCGACCTCGTGCCCGGCCGCTCCTGCCCCGAGGGCCTGCGCACCGCCGAGGGCACGGTGATCGGCGGCGTGCACCCGGAGCCGGTCGCCGACGGGGAGTCCGCCGTCGCCCTGTTCTCCCCGACCTCGGTGGCCGTCTACCGGGAGCCGTCCAAGGGCTCGCCGCGCACGATGGTGCCGGTCCGGCTGGCGGCGATGGAGCCCCACGGCGAGCTGGTGCGGCTCCGCGCCGGTGTTCCCGACGGCGGGCCGGGCTGGGTCGACGGCCTCGCCGCCGACGTCACGCCGGCCGCCGTCGCCGACCTGGGCGCCGACCCGGGCGACGAGCTGTGGTTCTCGGTGAAGGCCGCCGAGGTGGAGGTCTACCCGGCCGGCCGGTGA
- a CDS encoding AMP nucleosidase — protein MTATHPRTTASADGATLDGYDDAVRHLVDTLAAIDDDGWYSTIEVVRPWSTVNPRLTGEFSRTAAIRRYLCRELEALLRGGARITVRPARPALAFDDPSFFAALDEDRVDARSKKLFLFGPERMQLSVDRLGHYTGTPAAAFQRHVLFTNYAMHVEAFLERWPEAVRPDHDVQMPAYHHVLPDGDGVTLVNIGVGPANAKTATDHVAVLRPDTMIMIGHCGGLRNHQQKGDFVLATGYQRFDHVLDEVLPLNVPVIPNHRLNSFLLEALEEAGAEYRIGTVHTTDNRNWELNQKLTLAAMQTSRSVAVDMESATIAANGFRYRVPNATLLCVSDKPLHGSPKLSADAQTFYETSKRHHLGIALAALERVRREHPGGLPSQEIRSVDEPLFGGPSDT, from the coding sequence GTGACCGCCACCCACCCGCGCACGACCGCGAGCGCCGACGGCGCGACCCTCGACGGCTACGACGACGCCGTCCGGCACCTGGTCGACACCCTCGCGGCCATCGACGACGACGGGTGGTACTCGACGATCGAGGTCGTGCGCCCGTGGTCGACGGTCAACCCGCGTCTGACCGGCGAGTTCTCCCGCACGGCCGCGATCCGGCGTTACCTGTGCCGCGAGCTGGAGGCCCTGCTGCGCGGCGGGGCGCGGATCACGGTGCGCCCGGCGCGCCCGGCGCTCGCCTTCGACGACCCGTCGTTCTTCGCGGCGCTCGACGAGGACCGGGTCGACGCCCGCTCGAAGAAGCTCTTCCTCTTCGGCCCCGAGCGGATGCAGCTCTCGGTGGACCGGCTCGGCCACTACACCGGCACGCCCGCCGCGGCGTTCCAGCGGCACGTGCTGTTCACCAACTACGCGATGCACGTCGAGGCGTTCCTCGAGCGCTGGCCGGAGGCCGTCCGGCCGGACCACGACGTCCAGATGCCCGCCTACCACCACGTGCTGCCCGACGGCGACGGCGTGACGCTGGTGAACATCGGCGTCGGCCCGGCGAACGCGAAGACCGCGACCGACCACGTGGCGGTGCTGCGCCCCGACACCATGATCATGATCGGGCACTGCGGGGGTCTGCGGAACCACCAGCAGAAGGGCGACTTCGTCCTCGCGACCGGCTATCAGCGCTTCGACCACGTGCTCGACGAGGTCCTGCCGTTGAACGTCCCGGTGATCCCGAACCACCGGCTCAACTCGTTCCTGCTCGAGGCGCTCGAGGAGGCCGGGGCGGAGTACCGGATCGGCACGGTGCACACCACCGACAACCGCAACTGGGAGCTCAACCAGAAGCTGACGCTCGCCGCGATGCAGACCAGCCGCAGCGTCGCGGTGGACATGGAGTCGGCGACGATCGCCGCGAACGGGTTCCGCTACCGGGTGCCCAACGCGACGCTGCTGTGCGTCTCGGACAAGCCGCTGCACGGGTCGCCCAAGCTCTCGGCCGACGCCCAGACCTTCTACGAGACCTCGAAGCGCCACCACCTCGGGATCGCCCTCGCCGCGCTGGAACGCGTCCGCCGGGAGCACCCGGGCGGACTGCCCAGCCAGGAGATCCGCTCGGTCGACGAGCCGCTGTTCGGCGGTCCGTCGGACACGTAG
- a CDS encoding AMP-binding protein — protein sequence MSAPAVPSYASGISDEPLLGDTIGDNLDRTAARFPDGEALVDRAQGLRYTWSEFVAEVDALALGLLDLGIVKGDRVGIWAPNCAQWTLLQYATAKVGAILVNINPAYRTHELEFVLNQAGVRLLVAARSFKTSQYAEMIAQVRPDCAGLETVIITDSPEWSALFVAGDVSRVRAVQAELSTDDAINIQYTSGTTGFPKGATLSHHNILNNGYFVGRLCGYTEVDRVCIPVPFYHCFGMVMGNLACSSSGATMVIPAPGFDPELTLEAVAEERCTSLYGVPTMFIAELALPDVESYDVSALRTGIMAGSPCPVEVMKQVVERFGMTEVSICYGMTETSPVSTQTRADDSLDRRVSTVGRTMPHLESKVIDPETGLTVPRGTPGELCTRGYSVMLGYWEQADKTAEVIDRARWMHTGDLAVMDDEGYVNITGRIKDMVIRGGENVYPREIEEFLYTHPDILDAQVIGVPDQRYGEELMAWVRLRDGVSELTAEQVREFATGKLAHYKIPRYVHVVEEFPMTVTGKVRKVEMRASAVELLGLEAASPTA from the coding sequence GTGAGCGCCCCCGCTGTCCCGTCCTACGCATCCGGAATCTCGGACGAGCCGCTGCTCGGCGACACCATCGGCGATAACCTCGACCGCACCGCCGCCCGTTTCCCCGACGGCGAGGCGCTCGTCGACCGGGCGCAGGGGCTGCGCTACACGTGGTCGGAGTTCGTCGCGGAGGTCGACGCGCTGGCGCTGGGCCTGCTCGACCTGGGGATCGTGAAGGGCGACCGGGTCGGGATCTGGGCGCCGAACTGTGCGCAGTGGACGCTCCTGCAGTACGCGACGGCGAAGGTCGGCGCGATCCTGGTCAACATCAACCCGGCCTACCGCACCCACGAGCTGGAGTTCGTGCTCAACCAGGCCGGGGTGCGGCTGCTGGTCGCGGCCCGGTCGTTCAAGACCTCGCAGTACGCCGAGATGATCGCGCAGGTCCGGCCGGACTGCGCCGGGCTGGAGACGGTGATCATCACCGACTCGCCGGAGTGGTCGGCGCTGTTCGTGGCCGGGGACGTGTCGCGGGTGCGGGCCGTGCAGGCGGAGCTCTCGACCGACGACGCGATCAACATCCAGTACACCTCGGGCACCACCGGGTTCCCGAAGGGCGCGACGCTCTCGCACCACAACATCCTCAACAACGGCTACTTCGTGGGCCGGCTGTGCGGCTACACCGAGGTCGACCGGGTGTGCATCCCGGTGCCCTTCTACCACTGCTTCGGCATGGTGATGGGCAACCTCGCGTGCTCGAGCTCCGGGGCGACGATGGTGATCCCGGCGCCGGGCTTCGACCCCGAGCTCACGCTCGAGGCGGTCGCCGAGGAGCGCTGCACCTCGCTGTACGGGGTGCCGACGATGTTCATCGCCGAGCTCGCGCTGCCCGACGTCGAGAGCTACGACGTCTCCGCGCTGCGCACCGGGATCATGGCGGGCTCGCCGTGCCCGGTGGAGGTGATGAAGCAGGTCGTCGAGCGGTTCGGGATGACCGAGGTGTCCATCTGCTACGGGATGACCGAGACCTCGCCGGTGTCGACGCAGACCCGCGCGGACGACTCGCTGGATCGCCGGGTGTCGACGGTCGGGCGCACGATGCCGCACCTGGAGTCGAAGGTGATCGACCCGGAGACCGGGCTGACGGTGCCGCGCGGGACCCCGGGGGAGCTGTGCACCCGCGGCTACTCGGTGATGCTCGGGTACTGGGAGCAGGCCGACAAGACCGCCGAGGTCATCGACCGGGCGCGCTGGATGCACACCGGCGACCTCGCGGTGATGGACGACGAGGGCTACGTCAACATCACCGGCCGGATCAAGGACATGGTCATCCGCGGTGGGGAGAACGTGTACCCCCGCGAGATCGAGGAGTTCCTCTACACCCACCCCGACATCCTCGACGCGCAGGTCATCGGGGTGCCCGACCAGCGCTACGGCGAGGAGCTCATGGCGTGGGTGCGGCTGCGTGACGGGGTCTCCGAGCTGACCGCCGAGCAGGTCCGGGAGTTCGCCACCGGGAAGCTCGCGCACTACAAGATCCCGCGCTACGTGCACGTGGTCGAGGAGTTCCCGATGACCGTGACGGGCAAGGTCCGCAAGGTCGAGATGCGCGCGTCCGCCGTGGAGCTGCTCGGCCTCGAGGCGGCGTCGCCGACGGCGTAG
- a CDS encoding cold-shock protein, whose product MPTGKVKWYDAEKGFGFLSQEEGADVYVPKGSLPSEVEALKSGQRVEFGIAEGRRGPQALQVRLVDPLPSVAEAKRRSPDELHGLIDDMIKLLEVKVQPDLRRGKYPDRRNTKKLAEVVRAVARELEG is encoded by the coding sequence GTGCCGACCGGCAAGGTCAAGTGGTACGACGCCGAGAAGGGGTTCGGCTTCCTCTCCCAGGAGGAGGGGGCCGACGTCTACGTCCCCAAGGGGTCGCTGCCGAGCGAGGTGGAGGCCCTGAAGTCCGGTCAGCGCGTGGAGTTCGGGATCGCCGAGGGGCGCCGCGGGCCGCAGGCGCTGCAGGTCCGCCTGGTCGACCCGCTGCCGTCGGTCGCCGAGGCCAAGCGTCGTTCACCGGACGAGCTGCACGGGCTCATCGACGACATGATCAAGCTGCTCGAGGTCAAGGTCCAGCCGGACCTGCGCCGCGGGAAGTACCCGGACCGGCGGAACACCAAGAAGCTCGCCGAGGTCGTCCGCGCGGTCGCCCGCGAGCTCGAGGGCTGA
- a CDS encoding DUF2771 family protein, with amino-acid sequence MLTRLRAVPRWVWIAVVAIVVVIAAVVTVLVVTSGPDDPGEVTFTAGGASVAAEPTVYCDLMVTDCETDPSAVATLPLPAGVAVDLTIPDAVLATPWQVAFAYVDDTGAQQSGRSQVFPPNARGQFRLVLPDPRWRLERVEVQQFGASQTVTPQGSLFSTRSTWVLAAASGTA; translated from the coding sequence ATGCTCACCCGGTTGCGGGCGGTGCCCCGGTGGGTGTGGATCGCCGTCGTCGCGATCGTCGTCGTGATCGCCGCGGTGGTGACCGTGCTGGTGGTGACCTCGGGTCCCGACGACCCGGGTGAGGTGACCTTCACCGCGGGCGGGGCCTCCGTGGCGGCCGAGCCGACGGTGTACTGCGACCTCATGGTCACCGACTGCGAGACCGACCCGTCGGCGGTCGCCACCCTGCCGTTGCCGGCCGGTGTCGCGGTCGATCTGACCATCCCGGACGCCGTGCTCGCGACGCCGTGGCAGGTCGCGTTCGCCTACGTCGACGACACCGGCGCGCAGCAGAGCGGGCGCAGCCAGGTGTTCCCGCCGAACGCGCGCGGGCAGTTCCGGCTGGTGCTCCCCGATCCGCGCTGGCGCCTCGAGCGGGTGGAGGTGCAGCAGTTCGGCGCCAGCCAGACCGTCACGCCGCAGGGCAGTCTGTTCTCGACCCGCTCGACCTGGGTGCTCGCGGCGGCGTCGGGCACGGCCTGA
- a CDS encoding MFS transporter, with protein sequence MSHPDPDPDPGRAGWSAGRRRERDTRRPDEPPPTRRLTGQDDDDPGPRKITVTRVAAWRTRNLTRAGVRAFHRAASADGADRSGLTALTYAWMANYASDATLAVALANTLFFSAASAESKDKVALYLLITVAPFALVAPVIGPLLDRIQRGRRVALAVSTAGQGALAVVLALFMDTWALYPAALGILVLSKSFGVLKAAVTPRVLPPGITLVTTNSRLTVFGLVASGVFGALAAGVSYLFGSPGAAWLTAGICFAAVWLCLRIPRRVEVTEGEMETVLIPRPRSGAEPGHRDRPGASRRRVRMGPQVVTALWANGTIRALTGFLTLFAAFVVKAQTEGTPGRQLLLLGVVGAAAGAGGFLGNALGARRRFDRPDLLLVTALCAALTSTVVAAVLGGLATAAVVGLVGATASALLKVCLDAVVQRDLPEAARASAFGRSETILQLTWVFGGTLGVLLPPTWWIGFTVISGVLVIGTVQTVLTSRGRSLLPRRSA encoded by the coding sequence GTGTCCCACCCCGATCCCGACCCTGACCCCGGCCGTGCCGGCTGGTCGGCCGGGCGCCGGCGCGAGCGGGACACCCGTCGTCCGGACGAGCCGCCGCCCACCCGGCGCCTGACCGGGCAGGACGACGACGACCCGGGGCCCCGCAAGATCACCGTCACCCGCGTCGCCGCGTGGCGCACCCGCAACCTCACCCGGGCCGGCGTGCGGGCCTTCCACCGCGCGGCGTCCGCCGACGGCGCCGACCGCTCCGGGCTGACGGCGCTGACCTACGCGTGGATGGCGAACTACGCCTCCGACGCCACGCTCGCCGTCGCCCTGGCCAACACCCTGTTCTTCTCCGCGGCCAGCGCGGAGTCCAAGGACAAGGTGGCGCTCTACCTGCTCATCACGGTCGCGCCGTTCGCGCTCGTCGCCCCGGTGATCGGTCCGTTGCTCGACCGCATCCAGCGCGGTCGCCGGGTGGCCCTCGCCGTCTCGACGGCGGGGCAGGGGGCCCTCGCGGTCGTCCTCGCGCTGTTCATGGACACGTGGGCGCTCTACCCGGCCGCGCTCGGCATCCTCGTGCTGTCCAAGTCCTTCGGGGTGCTGAAGGCCGCGGTGACGCCGCGGGTGCTGCCGCCGGGCATCACGCTCGTGACCACGAACTCCCGGCTCACCGTGTTCGGCCTGGTCGCCTCCGGGGTGTTCGGGGCGCTCGCGGCGGGGGTCTCGTACCTGTTCGGTTCACCCGGGGCGGCGTGGTTGACGGCCGGGATCTGTTTCGCCGCGGTGTGGCTGTGCCTGCGCATCCCGCGCCGGGTGGAGGTCACCGAGGGCGAGATGGAGACCGTGCTGATCCCCCGCCCGCGCAGCGGAGCGGAGCCGGGCCATCGGGACCGCCCGGGAGCTTCCCGACGGCGCGTGCGGATGGGTCCGCAGGTGGTCACGGCCCTGTGGGCGAACGGGACGATCCGCGCGCTCACCGGGTTCCTCACCCTGTTCGCCGCGTTCGTGGTCAAGGCCCAGACCGAGGGCACCCCGGGGCGCCAGCTGCTGCTGCTCGGGGTCGTCGGGGCCGCGGCCGGGGCGGGCGGGTTCCTCGGCAACGCCCTCGGCGCGCGGCGCCGGTTCGACCGGCCGGACCTGCTGCTGGTCACCGCGCTCTGTGCCGCGCTCACCTCGACGGTGGTGGCGGCGGTGCTGGGCGGGCTCGCGACGGCCGCCGTGGTCGGACTGGTGGGCGCGACCGCCTCGGCGCTGCTCAAGGTGTGCCTCGACGCGGTGGTGCAGCGGGACCTGCCCGAAGCGGCGCGGGCGTCGGCGTTCGGGCGCTCCGAGACGATCCTGCAGCTCACGTGGGTGTTCGGCGGGACCCTCGGCGTCCTGCTGCCCCCGACGTGGTGGATCGGCTTCACGGTGATCAGCGGCGTGCTGGTGATCGGTACCGTGCAGACCGTGCTCACCTCGCGCGGCCGCTCCCTGCTCCCCCGCCGTTCCGCCTGA
- the mfd gene encoding transcription-repair coupling factor, translating to MSPAALSELTAVLLADPGLRDVADAAGRDAAVEGPTALRPLLAAALAGAQRTVLLVCATEREADDLAASVGELVGEDTVAYLPSWETLPHERLSPRADTVGRRVDVLRRLAHPGERPLRVVTTATRSLIQPLVPGLGDLEPVVLREGVEIELGDLAERLVGLAYARVEMVEKRGEFAVRGGIVDLFPPTADSPVRIEFWGDEVSEMRCFSVADQRSLPDGPHARPTEVVAPPCRELLLTPEVRERAAALHAVHGGDAALGELLGKVAAGIPTEGMESLIPALLPGELRVLPEFLPDDGSVVVCHPERVARRAADLVRTGQEFLEASWLVAADSSDGRAPIDLGASAYRDLDVVRAATRAAGHPWWTLSSLATDPDIEDDSHTREGTRVVRTGIVGVDSYRGDWEKAAVDLRAHAAAGGAALVVLPAAGTAERAVEQLREFVGEDVPVLSGTAEPRPGSIVVTRGRLADGFVAEASRLVVVTESDLTGARNAGADTPTKRAAVKRRNAVDPLTLQPGDFVVHAQHGIGKFVEMTQRTTGTGKVATTREYLVLEYSSSKRGQASDRLFVPTDQLDQISRYVGGELPTLNKLGGSDWSKTKSKARKAVRDIAASLVQLYAARQAAPGHAFAPDTPWQREMEDAFPYTETPDQAVAIDDVKADMEKAVPMDRVISGDVGYGKTEIAVRAAFKAVQDGKQVAVLVPTTLLAQQHLQTFTDRMRNFPVTVRGLSRFTPGKEADTTIKGLADGTVDVVVGTHRLLQTGITWKDLGLVVIDEEQRFGVEHKEHITGLRAHVDMLSMSATPIPRTLEMSLAGIREMSTILTPPEERHPTLTYVGAYDDKQVAAAVRRELLRDGQVFYIHNRVQSIDDTAARLRRLVPEARIATAHGQMAEERLERTVNEFWEREHDVLVCTTIVENGLDISNANTLIVERADALGLSQLHQLRGRVGRGRERGYAYFLYPTDKPLTETSHERLATIAQHSELGAGTAVAMKDLEIRGAGNILGAEQSGHIAGVGFDLYVRLVGEAVEAFKKHTDAAGEDDEPLAEVRVDLPIDAHVPHDYVDTERLRLDVYRKIAEAGDGAALDAVKEELVDRYGEPPVPVTNLLAVAAFRQACRRYGITEVSGQGNLIRFAPVDLPESAQMRLKRLHPRAQLKAASQTLSLPKPTEGQSGAGGQKGPVKMGAPPLRDLELLAWCEQLFVALYGERPAAAKVPAGV from the coding sequence GTGTCTCCCGCTGCTCTGTCCGAACTCACCGCGGTCCTGCTCGCCGATCCCGGCCTGCGCGACGTCGCCGACGCCGCCGGCCGCGACGCCGCGGTCGAGGGCCCCACCGCACTGCGGCCGCTGCTCGCCGCGGCACTGGCGGGCGCGCAGCGGACCGTGCTGCTCGTCTGCGCCACCGAGCGGGAGGCGGACGACCTCGCGGCGTCGGTCGGGGAGCTCGTCGGCGAGGACACCGTGGCGTACCTCCCGAGCTGGGAGACGCTGCCGCACGAGCGGCTCTCGCCGCGCGCCGACACCGTCGGTCGCCGGGTCGACGTCCTGCGCCGCCTGGCCCACCCGGGCGAGCGGCCGCTGCGGGTCGTCACCACCGCCACGCGCTCGCTGATCCAGCCGCTGGTCCCCGGGCTCGGCGACCTCGAGCCGGTGGTGCTGCGCGAGGGCGTCGAGATCGAGCTGGGCGACCTGGCCGAGCGCCTGGTCGGCCTGGCGTACGCGCGGGTGGAGATGGTGGAGAAGCGCGGCGAGTTCGCCGTGCGCGGCGGCATCGTCGACCTCTTCCCGCCGACGGCCGACTCCCCGGTGCGCATCGAGTTCTGGGGCGACGAGGTCTCCGAGATGCGCTGCTTCTCGGTGGCCGACCAGCGCTCCCTGCCCGACGGGCCGCACGCCCGCCCCACCGAGGTCGTCGCGCCGCCGTGCCGCGAGCTGCTGCTCACCCCCGAGGTCCGCGAGCGCGCCGCCGCGCTGCACGCGGTCCACGGCGGTGACGCCGCGCTCGGCGAGCTGCTCGGCAAGGTCGCCGCGGGCATCCCCACCGAGGGCATGGAGTCGCTGATCCCGGCGCTGCTGCCCGGCGAGCTCCGGGTGCTGCCCGAGTTCCTTCCCGACGACGGGTCGGTCGTCGTCTGCCACCCGGAGCGGGTCGCGCGGCGCGCGGCCGACCTGGTGCGCACCGGCCAGGAGTTCCTCGAGGCGAGCTGGCTCGTCGCGGCCGACTCCTCCGACGGTCGTGCCCCGATCGACCTGGGCGCCTCCGCCTACCGGGACCTCGACGTGGTCCGCGCCGCCACCCGCGCGGCGGGCCACCCCTGGTGGACGCTCTCGAGCCTCGCCACCGACCCCGATATCGAGGACGACTCGCACACCCGCGAGGGCACCCGCGTCGTGCGCACCGGGATCGTCGGCGTCGACTCCTACCGGGGCGACTGGGAGAAGGCCGCGGTCGACCTGCGGGCCCACGCGGCCGCCGGCGGCGCGGCCCTCGTCGTCCTGCCCGCGGCGGGCACCGCCGAGCGGGCGGTCGAGCAGCTGCGGGAGTTCGTCGGCGAGGACGTCCCGGTGCTCTCGGGGACCGCGGAGCCGCGGCCCGGCAGCATCGTCGTCACCCGGGGCCGGCTGGCCGACGGCTTCGTCGCCGAGGCGAGCCGCCTCGTCGTCGTGACCGAGTCCGACCTCACCGGGGCCCGGAACGCGGGCGCGGACACGCCGACCAAGCGGGCCGCGGTGAAGCGGCGCAACGCGGTCGACCCGCTGACCCTGCAGCCGGGGGACTTCGTCGTCCACGCCCAGCACGGCATCGGCAAGTTCGTCGAGATGACACAGCGGACCACGGGCACCGGCAAGGTCGCGACCACCCGCGAGTACCTGGTCCTCGAGTACTCCAGCTCGAAGCGCGGCCAGGCCTCCGACCGGCTCTTCGTGCCCACCGACCAGCTCGACCAGATCAGCCGCTACGTCGGCGGTGAGCTGCCCACGCTGAACAAGCTGGGCGGGTCGGACTGGTCGAAGACGAAGTCGAAGGCCCGCAAGGCGGTCCGCGACATCGCCGCCTCGCTGGTCCAGCTCTACGCCGCCCGCCAGGCCGCGCCCGGTCACGCGTTCGCCCCGGACACCCCGTGGCAGCGCGAGATGGAGGACGCGTTCCCCTACACCGAGACGCCCGACCAGGCGGTCGCGATCGACGACGTGAAGGCGGACATGGAGAAGGCGGTCCCGATGGACCGCGTCATCTCCGGCGACGTCGGCTACGGCAAGACCGAGATCGCGGTGCGCGCGGCGTTCAAGGCGGTGCAGGACGGCAAGCAGGTCGCCGTGCTCGTGCCCACGACGCTGCTCGCCCAGCAACACCTGCAGACCTTCACCGACCGGATGCGGAACTTCCCGGTGACGGTGCGCGGCCTGTCCCGGTTCACGCCGGGCAAGGAGGCCGACACGACGATCAAGGGCCTGGCCGACGGGACGGTGGACGTCGTCGTCGGCACCCACCGCCTGCTGCAGACCGGGATCACCTGGAAGGACCTCGGGCTCGTCGTCATCGACGAGGAGCAGCGCTTCGGGGTGGAGCACAAGGAGCACATCACCGGGCTGCGGGCCCACGTCGACATGCTCTCGATGTCGGCGACCCCGATCCCGCGCACGCTGGAGATGAGCCTCGCGGGCATCCGCGAGATGTCGACGATCCTCACCCCGCCCGAGGAGCGGCACCCCACGCTGACCTACGTCGGCGCGTACGACGACAAGCAGGTCGCCGCCGCGGTGCGCCGCGAGCTGCTGCGCGACGGGCAGGTCTTCTACATCCACAACCGCGTGCAGTCGATCGACGACACCGCCGCGCGTCTGCGTCGACTGGTGCCCGAGGCGCGCATCGCCACCGCCCACGGGCAGATGGCCGAGGAGCGGCTCGAGCGCACCGTCAACGAGTTCTGGGAGCGCGAGCACGACGTGCTCGTCTGCACCACGATCGTCGAGAACGGGCTGGACATCTCGAACGCGAACACGCTGATCGTGGAGCGGGCGGACGCCCTCGGGCTCTCCCAGCTCCACCAGCTGCGCGGACGTGTCGGCCGGGGCCGGGAGCGGGGCTACGCCTACTTCCTCTACCCCACCGACAAGCCGCTGACCGAGACCTCGCACGAGCGGCTCGCCACCATCGCGCAGCACTCCGAGCTGGGCGCGGGCACGGCGGTCGCGATGAAGGACCTCGAGATCCGCGGGGCCGGCAACATCCTCGGCGCCGAGCAGTCCGGGCACATCGCGGGCGTCGGCTTCGACCTCTACGTCCGGCTGGTCGGTGAGGCCGTCGAGGCGTTCAAGAAGCACACCGACGCCGCGGGGGAGGACGACGAGCCGCTGGCCGAGGTGCGGGTCGACCTGCCGATCGACGCCCACGTGCCGCACGACTACGTCGACACCGAGCGGCTGCGCCTCGACGTCTACCGCAAGATCGCTGAGGCGGGCGACGGCGCGGCGCTGGACGCGGTGAAGGAGGAACTCGTCGACCGGTACGGCGAGCCGCCGGTGCCGGTGACGAACCTGCTCGCCGTGGCCGCGTTCCGCCAGGCGTGCCGCCGCTACGGGATCACCGAGGTGTCGGGCCAGGGCAACCTGATCCGGTTCGCGCCGGTCGACCTGCCGGAGTCCGCGCAGATGCGGCTCAAGCGCCTGCACCCGCGCGCCCAGCTCAAGGCGGCCTCGCAGACGTTGTCGCTGCCGAAGCCGACCGAGGGCCAGTCGGGCGCGGGCGGGCAGAAGGGCCCGGTCAAGATGGGCGCCCCGCCGCTGCGCGACCTCGAGCTCCTCGCCTGGTGCGAACAGCTCTTCGTCGCGCTCTACGGCGAGCGCCCCGCGGCCGCGAAGGTCCCGGCCGGCGTCTGA